One window of the Natrinema sp. CBA1119 genome contains the following:
- a CDS encoding ribonuclease J, whose protein sequence is MEIEIATIGGYEEVGRQMTAVRAGDDVVIFDMGLNLSQVLIHDNVETERMHSLDLIDMGAIPDDRVMSDLEGDVKAIVPTHGHLDHIGAISKLAHRYNAPVVASPFTIELVKQQIEGEQKFGVENDLVKMEAGETMSIGDSGKVDLEFVNVTHSIIDAINPVLHTPEGAIVYGLDKRMDHTPVIGDPIDMERFREIGREGEGVLCYIEDCTNANKKGRTPSESVAREHLRDVLYSMEDYDGGIVATTFSSHIARVKSLVEFADDIGRQPVLLGRSMEKYSGTAERLDFIDFPSDLGMFGHRKSVDRTFKRIMNEGKGDYLPIVTGHQGEPRAMLTRMARGETPYELEDGDKVVFSARVIPEPTNEGQRYQAEKLLGMQGARVYDDIHVSGHLNQEGHYAMLDALQPQNIIPAHQDMKGYSSYVDLCESEGYKMGRDLHVTRNGNLIQLVD, encoded by the coding sequence ATGGAAATCGAAATCGCAACCATCGGCGGCTACGAAGAAGTCGGCCGGCAGATGACTGCCGTCCGCGCAGGCGACGATGTCGTTATCTTCGACATGGGTCTGAACCTCTCGCAGGTTCTGATCCACGACAACGTCGAAACCGAACGGATGCACAGCCTCGACCTGATCGACATGGGCGCTATTCCCGACGACCGGGTCATGAGCGACCTCGAGGGCGACGTGAAGGCCATCGTCCCGACGCACGGCCACCTCGACCACATCGGTGCCATCTCGAAGCTGGCCCACCGGTACAACGCGCCGGTCGTCGCGTCGCCGTTTACGATCGAGCTGGTCAAACAGCAGATCGAGGGCGAACAGAAGTTCGGCGTCGAGAACGACCTCGTCAAGATGGAGGCCGGCGAGACGATGTCGATCGGCGATTCCGGCAAGGTCGACCTCGAGTTCGTCAACGTCACGCACTCGATCATCGACGCGATCAACCCCGTTCTCCACACGCCCGAAGGCGCGATCGTCTACGGGCTGGACAAGCGAATGGATCACACGCCGGTCATCGGCGATCCGATCGACATGGAGCGCTTCCGCGAGATCGGCCGCGAGGGCGAGGGCGTCCTCTGTTACATCGAGGACTGTACCAACGCGAACAAGAAGGGGAGAACCCCCTCCGAGAGCGTCGCCCGAGAACACCTCCGGGACGTGCTCTACAGCATGGAGGACTACGACGGCGGCATCGTCGCCACTACTTTCTCGAGCCACATCGCTCGCGTGAAGTCGCTGGTGGAGTTCGCCGACGACATCGGCCGCCAGCCCGTGTTGCTGGGTCGGTCGATGGAGAAGTACTCGGGCACCGCGGAACGGCTGGACTTCATCGACTTCCCCTCCGATCTGGGAATGTTCGGCCACCGCAAGTCCGTCGACCGCACGTTCAAGCGGATCATGAACGAGGGCAAGGGCGACTACCTGCCGATCGTCACCGGCCACCAGGGCGAGCCTCGCGCGATGCTCACTCGGATGGCCCGCGGCGAGACGCCGTACGAACTGGAAGACGGCGACAAGGTCGTCTTCTCCGCCCGCGTGATTCCGGAACCGACCAACGAGGGTCAGCGCTACCAGGCCGAGAAACTGCTCGGCATGCAGGGCGCACGGGTCTACGACGACATCCACGTTTCGGGCCACCTCAATCAAGAGGGTCACTACGCGATGCTCGACGCACTACAACCCCAGAACATCATTCCCGCCCACCAAGACATGAAAGGCTACTCGAGCTACGTTGATCTCTGTGAGAGCGAGGGATACAAGATGGGACGAGACCTCCACGTCACGCGCAACGGGAACCTCATCCAATTAGTCGACTGA